A part of Eremothecium sinecaudum strain ATCC 58844 chromosome VII, complete sequence genomic DNA contains:
- the EFM3 gene encoding protein-lysine N-methyltransferase (Syntenic homolog of Ashbya gossypii AER161C; Syntenic homolog of Saccharomyces cerevisiae YJR129C), with protein MEAEFYNKLHRRFPIAEIPALISDLGALELHSERFIENFEIICTRNPYYAKKLLKWMIDAPIDKYVTISQDNLDDEHLLEWIYPRYVDLLPVGPPSPTTKDIIRYQFGPPPMPSVDILETPNLLSALGTTGFRTWEAALYLSYYLCSEAGNPVYRNATILELGAGTGMVSLTWLKLHPESSVYVTDGDATLLETQLRENFVINGFEPAKTPRISLRRLLWNVDQPPQNDIVLAADVAYDSKLLPDLCSCLATSLTESGTQYALVAASVRNEATVIAFQEQCNQLGIAYTIIKSTENEDSYTRGFFAQCMTGPLLAPIRIYRLNLRS; from the coding sequence ATGGAGGCAGAATTCTACAATAAGCTTCATCGACGCTTTCCAATCGCGGAAATTCCAGCTCTTATAAGTGACCTGGGCGCTCTTGAACTCCACTCCGAGAGATTTATTGAGAATTTCGAAATAATATGTACTCGCAACCCATACTACGCTAAAAAACTCTTAAAATGGATGATAGATGCGCCCATTGACAAATACGTTACTATATCACAAGATAACTTAGATGATGAGCACCTCTTAGAATGGATTTATCCTCGTTACGTAGACTTGCTGCCCGTTGGACCTCCAAGTCCCACTACTAAAGATATAATTCGGTACCAGTTTGGACCACCTCCAATGCCATCAGTCGATATTCTAGAAACTCCTAACCTTCTTAGCGCTTTAGGAACAACGGGATTCCGTACGTGGGAAGCAGCATTGTATTTATCATACTATTTATGTTCAGAAGCTGGCAACCCCGTATATAGGAACGCGACGATTTTGGAACTTGGAGCAGGAACTGGGATGGTCAGCCTTACCTGGCTAAAATTACACCCCGAGTCCAGTGTTTATGTGACTGATGGCGACGCTACCCTTTTGGAGACGCAGCTTCGCGAAAATTTCGTTATCAATGGGTTCGAGCCAGCAAAAACCCCAAGAATTAGCTTGCGCCGACTATTGTGGAATGTCGACCAGCCTCCACAAAATGACATCGTGCTTGCCGCAGATGTCGCATACGACAGCAAATTGCTACCAGACCTCTGCAGTTGCCTAGCTACCTCACTGACGGAGAGTGGAACGCAGTACGCGCTCGTCGCAGCATCAGTCCGCAACGAGGCTACCGTAATTGCCTTTCAAGAACAGTGTAATCAGCTGGGTATAGCTTATACTATCATAAAGTCTACAGAGAATGAGGATAGCTATACACGGGGCTTCTTCGCGCAGTGCATGACTGGACCACTACTAGCGCCCATTAGAATATATAGATTAAATCTAAGGTCATAA
- the ATP18 gene encoding F1F0 ATP synthase subunit i (Syntenic homolog of Ashbya gossypii AER163W; Syntenic homolog of Saccharomyces cerevisiae YML081C-A (ATP18)) has protein sequence MKRYPTPILKPYWPFFAGGAVVFWLVSKAAEASQNSEKFINDPRHPRFRQGGAALQLKE, from the coding sequence ATGAAGAGATATCCTACCCCAATCCTTAAGCCATATTGGCCTTTCTTTGCAGGTGGTGCCGTTGTTTTCTGGTTAGTTTCCAAGGCTGCAGAGGCTTCCCAAAACTCTGAGAAATTTATTAACGACCCAAGACACCCAAGATTCCGTCAAGGTGGTGCAGCTCTCCAATTGAAGGAATAG
- the STR2 gene encoding cystathionine gamma-synthase (Syntenic homolog of Ashbya gossypii AER164C; Syntenic homolog of Saccharomyces cerevisiae YJR130C (STR2) and YML082W): MIATEVGESIPPNTRHAISVCLPTWEACVGYEEGDKDVVDKMETGYPRFFIHKSIQRLTKVLIGKYAKEGEACMIFPSYHVAKRCREFLKIKGECAGSTGSPRYRILQLSTSKPQNDEEKKWKRECKVAVVFYPKELFPLAKKYWQHTGEIVSSRMAEYVLQELFEVERLNKAKNATLQGESNPAQMESGEPIRDEEDFIEQRYGRNLDISFADEAKLLIKRRIAKQIVDSVGSGGNEETASVNNETPFIEGEGDADVRDMARQVQREESSANLHPTEPIAHQEFEQINIEPVDSDKHQSIVVDPVKDVYLFPSGMAAIFTAHRLLLQLDSNRVNRKKQEEEGHRSPFCSQMVPTREVVGYGPPYKKTVMFGFPYTDTLSILRVFNHTHFLAMGDNTALDELKAILHGGEPILAVFLETPSNPLLKMGDLVELRRLADIYGFFVVVDDTIGSFVNVDVLPYADLVCSSLTKIFSGDSNVMAGSIVLNPTSRLYSFAQQFFNSSSYEDLLWCEDAIYLERNSRDCDSRALKLNYNAERLLKDTLIPFEGKLFKKIYYPSLTSEETKRNYDAVKCSPNGGYGGLFSLTFLHEKQAKTFYNELKLSKGPSLGTNFTLACPYTVLAHYAEIDEVAMYGIEKSLVRVSVGLEDIEYLKKAFLHAAEEALKV, translated from the coding sequence ATGATTGCAACTGAAGTTGGCGAATCTATTCCGCCTAATACTAGGCATGCTATCTCAGTATGCTTACCAACATGGGAAGCATGTGTTGGCTATGAAGAAGGTGATAAAGATGTTGTAGATAAAATGGAAACTGGTTATCCAAGGTTCTTTATTCACAAGAGTATTCAACGGTTGACTAAGGTTTTGATTGGGAAGTATGCTAAAGAGGGTGAGGCGTGCATGATATTTCCATCTTACCATGTTGCAAAACGTTGTAGAGAGTTTCTGAAGATTAAAGGAGAATGCGCTGGTTCCACTGGCTCACCGAGATATAGAATACTACAGCTATCTACATCGAAGCCTCAAAATGATGAGGAGAAGAAATGGAAGCGGGAGTGCAAGGTTGCTGTTGTTTTTTATCCTAAGGAGTTGTTTCCGCTAGCGAAGAAGTATTGGCAGCATACGGGAGAAATTGTGTCTAGTCGGATGGCAGAGTACGTGTTGCAAGAATTGTTCGAGGTTGAACGTTTGAACAAGGCCAAGAACGCAACTTTGCAGGGTGAGTCAAATCCAGCGCAAATGGAAAGTGGGGAGCCGATCCGCGACGAAGAAGACTTCATAGAACAAAGATACGGGAGAAATCTAGACATTTCGTTTGCAGACGAGGCCAAGCTTCTGATAAAGAGGCGCATTGCGAAACAGATAGTAGACTCTGTTGGATCTGGAGGGAATGAGGAGACTGCAAGTGTGAATAATGAGACTCCATTTATTGAAGGAGAAGGTGATGCTGACGTACGAGATATGGCACGCCAGGTTCAGCGCGAAGAGAGCAGCGCGAACTTGCATCCAACTGAGCCCATCGCCCACCAGGAATTTGAACAGATTAATATTGAACCTGTTGACAGCGACAAGCATCAGTCAATTGTTGTAGATCCAGTTAAAGACGTTTATTTGTTCCCCAGTGGGATGGCTGCAATATTTACGGCACACAGGTTGCTATTGCAACTAGATTCTAACCGCGTGAATCGTAAAAAGCAGGAAGAAGAGGGCCATCGTAGCCCATTCTGTTCCCAAATGGTACCAACTCGCGAAGTTGTTGGTTACGGGCCACCTTACAAGAAGACTGTTATGTTTGGCTTCCCTTATACCGATACACTTAGTATATTAAGGGTTTTTAACCACACCCACTTTCTGGCAATGGGAGATAACACGGCACTAGATGAATTGAAGGCGATACTACATGGTGGCGAGCCAATTTTGGCAGTTTTCTTGGAGACACCGTCAAATCCTTTGCTGAAAATGGGTGATTTGGTAGAGCTACGCCGATTAGCCGACATATACGGCTTCTTTGTTGTTGTGGATGACACAATTGGAAGCTTTGTTAACGTGGATGTTTTACCTTATGCAGATCTAGTTTGCAGCTCTCTGACGAAAATATTTAGCGGTGACTCAAACGTGATGGCTGGCTCTATTGTTCTGAACCCCACTTCCCGCCTATATTCCTTTGCGCAGCAGTTtttcaacagcagcagttACGAAGATCTCTTATGGTGCGAGGACGCCATATACTTGGAAAGGAATTCTAGAGATTGTGATAGCCGTGCGCTGAAGTTAAACTATAACGCAGAACGTTTACTGAAAGATACATTAATACCTTTCGAGGGTAAACTGTTCAAAAAGATATATTATCCATCCTTAACTTCCGAGGAGACGAAAAGGAACTACGATGCCGTCAAATGCTCTCCCAATGGCGGCTATGGTGGGCTCTTTTCATTAACATTTCTGCATGAGAAGCAGGCCAAGACTTTCTACAATGAGCTGAAACTAAGCAAAGGCCCCTCCCTGGGAACGAACTTTACTCTAGCATGTCCATACACAGTGCTGGCTCACTACGCAGAGATCGATGAAGTTGCCATGTATGGCATTGAAAAGAGCTTAGTGAGGGTTTCTGTTGGTTTAGAAGACATTGAATACCTGAAAAAGGCTTTCTTACACGCAGCTGAAGAAGCTCTTAAAGTATAA
- the MNS1 gene encoding mannosyl-oligosaccharide 1,2-alpha-mannosidase (Syntenic homolog of Ashbya gossypii AER165W; Syntenic homolog of Saccharomyces cerevisiae YJR131W (MNS1)), with product MAVPRLRKLTVRASLLVFIGLIYYFIRRQSSGEPPSNTVAKYEIEEVFLESWDSYVNNAWGYDVFRAYHGTGHNVDHEKPIGWMIIDSLDTMMIMYNNTESEDHKVRFRKHIQKCEDWIRDELDFDVNKYVSVFETTIRILGGLLSAYYLSGEIGVGDPEVYLTQAIDLGNRLALGFNTATGIPYAAVNLHTGAGITSLVSTAEFTTLQMEFKYLTYITGNKTYWHLAENVYKPLFKVNEFPSQWDGLVPLTANPYTGTFSGRVISLGSKGDSFYEYLLKQYLLTREKLYLHLYNISMKGVQKHLVDRLGENGYLYIGELQRGFRWPLSGKMDHLVCFMGGAYAMAATEGFPIEEAQKQPWWNDDREYYWTMGQELTRTCYKMYEEIPSGLAPEIVVFRQSVEEEHEDWWESPSGLFFVKPTDVHNLQRPETVESIMFMYKLSKDKKYRSWAWNIFQSFRKHGAYNEEDGSRSYTSIVNVLEEEVEHLDNMESFWLAETLKYLYLTYVEDFSLTNIVFNTEAHPIPVFKQSRLKQLNLKTDIAIH from the coding sequence ATGGCTGTACCGCGCCTCAGGAAGCTAACTGTACGAGCTTCATTACTGGTTTTCATTGGTttaatatattattttattcGTCGGCAAAGTTCAGGTGAACCTCCTAGTAATACTGTGGCAAAATATGAGATAGAAGAGGTTTTCCTCGAATCATGGGATTCTTACGTTAATAATGCATGGGGTTATGATGTTTTTCGAGCGTATCATGGTACTGGACATAATGTGGATCACGAGAAGCCCATAGGATGGATGATTATTGACTCATTGGACACTATGATGATAATGTACAATAATACCGAATCCGAGGACCACAAGGTGAGATTTCGGAAACATATTCAAAAGTGTGAAGATTGGATACGTGATGAGTTGGATTTCGATGTTAATAAATATGTGAGTGTATTTGAGACCACTATTAGGATTTTAGGCGGGCTTTTATCAGCATATTACTTGTCTGGCGAGATAGGAGTGGGAGATCCTGAAGTTTATCTCACCCAGGCGATAGATCTCGGCAACCGATTGGCTTTGGGTTTTAACACGGCTACTGGGATTCCATATGCTGCAGTAAATTTGCACACCGGGGCCGGTATTACATCGTTGGTTAGCACAGCCGAGTTCACTACGTTACAAATGGAATTTAAGTACTTGACTTATATTACAGGGAACAAGACATACTGGCATTTAGCGGAAAATGTTTATAAACCATTGTTTAAAGTTAATGAGTTCCCTTCGCAATGGGATGGTCTTGTTCCGCTTACCGCTAATCCTTACACAGGCACGTTCTCTGGTAGAGTTATTAGTTTGGGATCTAAAGGAGACTCATTTTATGAGTACTTACTCAAACAGTACCTCTTAACCCGCGAAAAGTTGTACTTACATCTATACAACATTTCCATGAAGGGTGTACAGAAGCATTTGGTCGACAGGCTTGGCGAGAATGGCTACTTATATATCGGTGAATTACAACGTGGATTTAGATGGCCGCTCTCGGGCAAGATGGATCATTTGGTGTGCTTTATGGGCGGAGCGTATGCCATGGCCGCTACTGAAGGCTTTCCCATCGAAGAGGCGCAAAAGCAGCCTTGGTGGAATGACGACCGAGAATATTATTGGACAATGGGCCAAGAACTAACTCGGACGTGCTACAAGATGTACGAAGAGATTCCATCAGGACTAGCACCCGAAATCGTAGTATTTCGCCAGTCAGTCGAAGAAGAGCACGAAGATTGGTGGGAGAGTCCAAGCGGACTTTTCTTTGTCAAGCCTACCGATGTTCACAATTTACAACGGCCGGAAACGGTAGAGTCAATCATGTTTATGTACAAACTATCCAAGGACAAAAAATACAGGTCGTGGGCATGGAATATCTTTCAGAGCTTCCGTAAACATGGGGCCTATAATGAGGAAGACGGCTCCAGAAGTTATACTTCGATTGTGAATGTTCTCGAAGAAGAAGTAGAGCACCTTGATAATATGGAAAGTTTTTGGTTGGCGGAAACCCTAAAGTACTTGTACTTAACATACGTGGAAGACTTCAGCTTAACCAACATCGTGTTTAACACAGAAGCCCACCCAATACCGGTTTTTAAGCAGAGTAGATTGAAGCAATTGAATCTAAAAACCGATATTGCTATTCATTAA
- the CTF8 gene encoding Ctf8p (Syntenic homolog of Ashbya gossypii AER166C; Syntenic homolog of Saccharomyces cerevisiae YHR191C (CTF8)), translated as MPSAVVSAAMVQSLWRPDISADSITGTFGNMMVDIQGDLEIQIEKLEYNDSNVGNLLILQDGVKCLKYGVLTYDMDTKDATLIVGKQRLLGKVVKLDEPLALFDFDESTEKVNLIDIITHKCLFKERPLPIM; from the coding sequence ATGCCATCTGCTGTTGTTTCAGCAGCCATGGTGCAGTCGCTATGGCGTCCTGATATTTCAGCTGACAGCATTACTGGTACATTCGGCAATATGATGGTAGATATACAAGGCGATTTGGAAATACAGATAGAAAAACTAGAATATAATGACAGCAACGTAGGAAATTTGTTAATACTTCAAGATGGAGTAAAATGTCTGAAGTATGGAGTTCTAACCTATGATATGGATACCAAGGATGCGACTTTGATCGTAGGAAAACAGCGACTATTAGGGAAAGTTGTTAAGTTAGATGAGCCATTGGCCCTATTTGACTTTGATGAGAGCACAGAGAAAGTGAATCTAATAGATATAATAACACATAAGTGCCTATTTAAAGAACGGCCTTTGCCGATTATGTGA
- the LNP1 gene encoding Lnp1p (Syntenic homolog of Ashbya gossypii AER167W; Syntenic homolog of Saccharomyces cerevisiae YHR192W) translates to MFQTLARVFRPKSKEQVISKYTKNLASITSRIHDLEVRLKNNDSLYDAWNKRLNFYGISFLVLVVTVVHAKEKNMALTMMAIVGSILLILGLKKMFAALIDYRRSRISGKLDIARAAHQETLEELKKETNFYSTNSLIQRFSSGESQSEDALLLMDEELSSKYKELNNLKNELAQLKEQANGMVTSDTQEVTDKWFDKVLGVLSGGDVPSSLSIVPIKCQKCGYHAGCYISPNWAWKYVCPMCAFYQENKQPSASVVERQSSANSEGEHKSTRSERSLGSQKSLGSQRSTEPPVSSEKEKEL, encoded by the coding sequence ATGTTTCAAACTTTAGCTAGAGTGTTTAGGCCTAAGTCTAAAGAGCAAGTTATCAGCAAGTATACTAAAAACCTAGCATCAATAACTTCTCGTATACATGATTTAGAAGTAAGACTTAAAAATAACGATAGTTTATATGATGCATGGAATAAAAGGCTAAACTTTTATGGCATAAGCTTTCTGGTGCTCGTGGTCACAGTGGTACATGCTAAGGAAAAGAATATGGCGCTTACTATGATGGCGATTGTTGGGAGTATTCTGCTGATTTTAGGTCTTAAAAAGATGTTTGCAGCATTAATTGACTATCGAAGGAGTCGAATAAGTGGAAAACTTGATATTGCAAGGGCTGCACACCAGGAGACTTTAGAGGAATTAAAAAAAGAGACTAACTTTTACTCTACAAATTCTTTAATTCAGCGCTTCTCGTCAGGGGAGTCCCAGAGCGAGGATGCACTTTTATTAATGGATGAGGAACTCTCTTCTAAATATAAGGAATTGAATAATTTAAAGAATGAATTAGCACAGTTAAAAGAGCAAGCAAACGGCATGGTCACTTCTGACACTCAGGAGGTAACCGATAAATGGTTTGATAAGGTATTAGGGGTGCTTTCAGGAGGTGATGTTCCTTCTTCGCTTTCAATAGTCCCTATTAAATGCCAAAAGTGTGGATATCATGCTGGTTGTTATATTTCACCGAATTGGGCTTGGAAGTATGTGTGCCCAATGTGTGCATTTTACCAGGAAAACAAGCAGCCCTCCGCCAGTGTTGTTGAACGCCAAAGTTCTGCTAACAGTGAGGGCGAACATAAGAGCACAAGGTCGGAGAGAAGCTTAGGCTCGCAGAAAAGTTTAGGCTCTCAGAGAAGCACCGAGCCACCGGTCTCTTCAGAGAAAGAAAAGGAGCTATAA
- the EGD2 gene encoding Egd2p (Syntenic homolog of Ashbya gossypii AER168C; Syntenic homolog of Saccharomyces cerevisiae YHR193C (EGD2)) — MSEIPEDSQVSIFSRNERKAREIIKKLGLKQVTGISRVTFRKKNNQIFAIDHPEVFKSHGGNYVVFGEPKVDDFTRRLAKAQQHAAAASKDEQEIPSSSKDAGSIQADMLAAAEKSSQSPSAEASAPSAGASETEQVDETGLDADDIDLVMQQANVSRSEAINALRKHDQDIVNAIMSFSR, encoded by the coding sequence ATGTCCGAAATTCCAGAAGATTCCCAAGTTTCCATTTTCAGCAGAAATGAAAGAAAAGCCAGAGAAATAATCAAGAAATTGGGTTTGAAACAAGTCACTGGTATTAGCAGAGTCACTTTCAGAAAGAAGAACAACCAAATCTTTGCAATTGACCACCCAGAAGTTTTCAAGTCTCATGGTGGTAACTATGTTGTTTTCGGTGAGCCAAAGGTTGACGACTTTACCCGTAGATTAGCTAAAGCTCAACAACATGCTGCTGCCGCATCTAAGGATGAACAAGAGATTCCTTCTTCTAGCAAAGACGCAGGCTCAATTCAAGCTGACATGCTAGCTGCCGCTGAAAAATCTAGTCAATCACCATCTGCTGAAGCTTCCGCTCCTTCCGCTGGCGCTTCTGAAACCGAACAAGTTGATGAAACAGGTTTGGACGCTGACGATATTGATTTGGTCATGCAACAAGCTAACGTTTCTAGAAGTGAAGCTATCAATGCATTGAGAAAACACGACCAAGATATCGTTAATGCCATCATGTCTTTCTCCAGATAA
- the MDM31 gene encoding Mdm31p (Syntenic homolog of Ashbya gossypii ABL066C; Syntenic homolog of Saccharomyces cerevisiae YHR194W (MDM31)), protein MSISTLSRFLIKQRSICINPSRLGLQRNLMGTLNPTISYSTRNVVIKQSLYRSSRHYSSKPGGEINGYLHRVNKAELEKDRLLAQTRNPFQKLLIHLRWSLKRSTKPFNTDDIGAFISWILVSNVIMIILATTTFASLIIYLTNTVFAQEYVATQIGNLITRNGTVSVVFEKAIVPGWSSGKICFKNVFVSRRPTLAGGFAKGSQQEAVERAKLALSEQLLVNRHEFDDATYTQYDLTIDQVEISLSFSKWLNGKGILDEVTISGLRGLVDRTHVVWEENDDPRRYLNVYQPGDFHISNFKMNDVLFTLYQPGGFRPFQVSIFNCELPQLRKHWLFFDILNASSMSGTYDDSMFTIHRKFKKTEDGDSSHWRTYTRMRVDNLNVDHLNAGVEGPFSWIRGGQVDMIGDILLPEDDMSPADLTDMISSIGDWLLKEAYRHSPLAPFPTEQKDNIDPRQYFIMDFFLRLHNVQAEVPLFAPELSYINNALIRPIVGYINSKRSYIPIKCRVVKNISDFEGSWTIYDSVLMDDLSAEVYDAFAKYVADDERKNLRLKRVGFWSLQILIQLILMSLGAIA, encoded by the coding sequence ATGTCGATTTCCACCCTGAGCCGGTTCTTAATTAAACAGCGCTCAATATGCATCAATCCAAGTCGCTTAGGTCTGCAAAGGAATTTGATGGGTACTTTGAACCCAACAATATCATATTCTACAAGAAATGTGGTAATAAAACAGTCATTATACAGGTCGTCAAGGCACTATAGCAGTAAACCCGGGGGTGAGATCAATGGTTATTTACACAGGGTTAATAAAGCTGAACTGGAGAAAGATAGACTCCTTGCACAAACCAGAAATCCATTTCAGAAGCTGCTCATCCATTTGCGATGGTCGTTAAAACGGTCAACTAAGCCGTTTAATACAGACGATATAGGAGCATTTATTTCGTGGATTTTGGTGAGTAATGTGATCATGATTATACTAGCTACAACTACTTTTGCATCTTTGATAATATACTTGACGAATACTGTTTTCGCCCAGGAATATGTTGCGACCCAGATTGGTAACTTGATTACAAGGAATGGAACAGTCTCAGTCGTTTTTGAGAAGGCTATAGTACCAGGATGGTCTTCAGGGAAAATTTGTTTTAAAAATGTTTTCGTATCACGAAGACCCACTTTGGCGGGGGGGTTTGCTAAAGGTTCTCAACAAGAGGCAGTAGAACGGGCCAAGTTGGCATTAAGCGAACAGCTGCTAGTTAACAGGCACGAGTTTGACGACGCAACATACACTCAGTACGACCTTACGATAGATCAAGTTGAAATATCTCTTAGCTTCAGCAAGTGGTTGAATGGAAAAGGTATACTAGATGAGGTTACTATTAGCGGCTTAAGGGGGCTGGTGGACAGAACACACGTTGTATGGGAAGAAAATGATGATCCCCGTCGTTATTTGAACGTTTATCAGCCAGGTGATTTTCATATTTCTAATTTCAAAATGAATGATGTTTTATTTACACTGTATCAGCCTGGAGGTTTCAGGCCTTTCCAGGTTAGTATTTTCAACTGTGAGCTTCCCCAGCTTCGCAAGCATTGGCTGTTTTTTGATATTCTCAATGCATCAAGTATGAGTGGGACCTACGATGACTCCATGTTTACAATACACCGAAAGTTCAAAAAGACAGAAGACGGTGACTCCTCTCACTGGAGAACGTATACCAGAATGCGCGTCGACAACTTAAACGTAGACCATTTGAATGCGGGAGTAGAGGGCCCCTTTAGCTGGATTAGAGGTGGACAAGTGGACATGATAGGTGATATCTTGTTACCTGAGGATGATATGAGCCCTGCTGATTTAACTGACATGATTTCCAGCATCGGGGACTGGCTACTTAAGGAAGCATACAGACATTCCCCTCTTGCCCCATTTCCAACTGAACAGAAAGACAATATAGACCCGCGGCAGTATTTCATAATGGATTTTTTTTTACGACTTCACAACGTACAAGCTGAAGTGCCATTATTCGCACCAGAGCTCAGCTACATCAATAACGCCCTAATTCGGCCTATAGTTGGTTATATTAACTCCAAAAGAAGTTATATTCCTATTAAGTGCCGCGTCGTAAAGAACATAAGCGATTTTGAGGGATCGTGGACGATATACGACTCAGTTTTGATGGACGATTTAAGTGCAGAAGTCTACGACGCGTTCGCCAAGTACGTTGCGGACGATGAACGCAAAAACTTACGGTTGAAGAGAGTAGGATTTTGGTCGTTACAGATACTTATTCAATTGATCTTGATGAGCCTTGGAGCAATTGCATAG